A region from the Vicia villosa cultivar HV-30 ecotype Madison, WI linkage group LG3, Vvil1.0, whole genome shotgun sequence genome encodes:
- the LOC131659659 gene encoding putative disease resistance RPP13-like protein 1 produces the protein MAAIGSAFLSATLRLTLLTLQPVLDAAEEKQISTPSVKDWLDGLKDVVYDAEDLLNQISYDSLRCKMENTQPASKTNQVWNFLSSPFKNIYGEINSQMKDMCETLKLFADKKDILSLQTKTIRVSHRTPSNPMFDESVMVGRKDDLEKVINMLLSESNTNMGIVAIVGMGGLGKTTLAQLVCNDEKVQNHFDLTAWACVSEDFDILNVTKTLLESVTKTPSGTDNLDLLRVDLKKHLKDRRFLIVLDDLWNDTRHDWEDLVSPLIYGKHGSRVIITTRHKKVADAARTFPIFELDPLSEEDIWSLLSKRAFGSGDFSETQCRNLEPIGRKIAKKCGGLPIAAKSLGGLLRSKVDTEEWIEVLNNDIWNLKDDNILPALRLSYQYLSS, from the exons ATGGCTGCAATAGGAAGTGCTTTCCTCTCTGCAACT TTAAGGCTAACACTACTCACTCTTCAACCTGTGCTAGATGCTGCCGAGGAGAAGCAGATTAGCACTCCTTCTGTCAAAGACTGGCTTGATGGCTTGAAAGATGTTGTCTATGATGCAGAAGATCTGCTTAACCAAATTAGCTATGATTCCCTTCGATGCAAGATGGAGAACACGCAACCTGCAAGCAAAACTAATCAGGTGTGGAACTTCCTTTCTTCTCCTTTTAAAAACATCTATGGAGAGATCAATTCCCAGATGAAAGATATGTGTGAAACCCTCAAACTTTTTGCTGATAAGAAAGATATACTTAGTTTGCAAACTAAAACTATCAGAGTTTCTCATAGAACACCTTCAAATCCTATGTTCGATGAATCTGTCATGGTTGGTAGGAAAGATGACCTAGAGAAAGTAATAAACATGTTGCTATCAGAAAGCAATACTAATATGGGCATAGTTGCAATTGTAGGCATGGGAGGCCTCGGAAAAACAACACTTGCACAACTTGTTTGTAATGATGAAAAAGTTCAAAACCACTTTGATCTCACAGCATGGGCTTGTGTATCAGAGGATTTTGATATCCTTAATGTAACCAAAACTCTCCTTGAATCTGTCACTAAAACACCATCAGGAACCGACAATCTTGATTTACTTCGAGTTGACTTAAAGAAACATTTAAAAGACAGGAGATTTTTGATTGTGTTGGATGACTTATGGAATGACACTCGTCACGATTGGGAAGATCTTGTATCGCCGTTGATTTATGGAAAACATGGAAGCAGGGTGATCATCACAACACGCCACAAAAAAGTGGCAGATGCTGCACGCACATTTCCTATTTTTGAGTTAGATCCTCTATCAGAAGAAGACATTTGGTCTTTACTCTCCAAACGTGCATTTGGAAGTGGTGACTTTTCTGAAACTCAATGCCGAAACCTAGAACCAATTGGCAGGAAGATTGCAAAAAAGTGTGGTGGATTGCCAATAGCTGCGAAATCACTTGGAGGACTGTTGCGTTCAAAAGTAGATACTGAAGAGTGGATTGAAGTTCTGAACAACGACATATGGAACTTAAAGGATGATAATATTCTGCCTGCATTGCGCCTGAGTTATCAATACCTTTCCTCTtaa